The following proteins come from a genomic window of Denitromonas sp.:
- the traN gene encoding type-F conjugative transfer system mating-pair stabilization protein TraN, with translation MRRWVIWITLFCFVTTQTAAVADPFEEGTAAGQAANPVIRGTVNAPSASSTVPGYTTTPPETAYYGQPSLAGSANARLTACATAAGDPVCEAQRGAMTSANTPREAVSPYDPAVSAARAIAANPATTLEDIATYYSGCEVDSVATPATEDRVCRQYSGTSPYSCTRSLSVSVSRTSSCTPGNWFANAASGRTGLDVQCIPDRPASQQHFRVTDRGTPLTYFDLDMTTPLTFPRMVATLPRSGSWWWGSGQNGLWVADNQCVGDSCRLTAMVAQEYRRVCTDGGGDSGLGDCALERPFLEVYGACPSGTQSGDNILPWWGWGWGGDISAFEASACYAPSATASGLIGYDVTGTVPGYFWAKDAQRLVVGWRVNPAYGSIPQMVLNYERPHTTVTETDRWDDQCPGLDAGGRCTVAGTARCVDGPATKEVNGASVSRDCWQYETTLACAQAAATDECAPLIAAGCAPAGTVCRQMNAATGICEITENTYTCPVPPGNTVTATNCPANVFCLAGNCFNTSYTNDADFARSMSLMEAAREAGVYLDTDNMQVFKGEGNRCRDRLFKNCCYSDSAGAGMTNQSLFGTGSRLVYDVLMNADNREFLYQGMQALLLGGGFSGTFTTYGVTVAVNGAALPAGSAVLYAGDSLVIAFDPWSLAIAVVIYIVMSMSSCNEEEGKLAMKEGAGLCHKVGTWCSSCIRVFGKCVACIEHTTGKCCFNSKLARIVNEQGRVQVGKGWGSGKNPDCSGFTIAQLQRLDFAAMDLTEFYASIVPTLPNVGTIQGSNAARLTTCYYGQGKCQ, from the coding sequence ATGCGTCGCTGGGTCATCTGGATCACGCTCTTCTGCTTCGTCACGACGCAGACCGCTGCCGTGGCCGACCCGTTCGAGGAAGGCACCGCAGCCGGCCAGGCGGCCAACCCGGTGATCCGGGGGACGGTCAATGCGCCGAGCGCCTCGAGCACCGTACCGGGCTATACCACCACGCCGCCGGAAACCGCGTATTACGGCCAGCCCAGCTTGGCGGGGTCGGCCAATGCCCGCCTGACCGCCTGCGCCACCGCTGCCGGCGATCCCGTCTGCGAGGCTCAGCGGGGGGCGATGACGTCGGCCAACACGCCGCGCGAGGCCGTCTCGCCCTACGACCCGGCAGTGAGCGCCGCCCGAGCCATCGCCGCCAACCCCGCGACGACCCTGGAAGACATCGCCACCTATTACAGCGGCTGCGAGGTCGATAGCGTCGCCACGCCCGCCACCGAAGACCGCGTCTGCCGCCAGTACAGCGGCACCTCCCCGTACTCCTGCACGCGCTCCTTGAGCGTATCGGTGTCGCGCACCAGCAGTTGCACACCGGGCAACTGGTTCGCCAACGCCGCTTCGGGCCGCACCGGACTCGATGTGCAGTGCATACCGGACAGGCCTGCGAGCCAACAGCATTTCCGGGTTACCGACCGGGGTACGCCCTTGACGTACTTCGACCTTGATATGACCACGCCGCTGACCTTTCCCCGCATGGTCGCGACGCTCCCCCGCAGCGGCTCATGGTGGTGGGGCAGCGGCCAGAACGGACTTTGGGTCGCCGACAACCAGTGCGTCGGCGACAGTTGTCGGCTGACCGCCATGGTTGCCCAGGAATACCGGCGCGTCTGCACCGACGGAGGTGGCGACTCGGGCCTCGGGGACTGCGCGCTGGAGCGCCCCTTCCTCGAAGTCTATGGTGCCTGTCCGTCCGGGACCCAGAGTGGCGACAACATCCTGCCTTGGTGGGGCTGGGGCTGGGGCGGCGACATTTCCGCCTTCGAGGCGTCCGCCTGCTACGCGCCGTCCGCGACGGCGTCCGGACTCATCGGCTATGACGTGACAGGCACCGTGCCCGGATACTTCTGGGCCAAGGACGCGCAACGTCTCGTGGTCGGCTGGCGGGTCAATCCGGCCTATGGGTCGATTCCGCAGATGGTCCTGAATTACGAACGGCCCCACACAACGGTGACCGAAACCGATCGATGGGACGACCAGTGCCCCGGCCTGGACGCCGGTGGCCGCTGCACGGTGGCGGGAACCGCGCGCTGCGTCGACGGCCCGGCCACCAAGGAGGTGAACGGCGCGTCCGTATCGCGTGACTGCTGGCAGTACGAGACGACGCTCGCCTGCGCGCAAGCCGCCGCGACTGACGAGTGCGCACCACTTATTGCGGCCGGTTGTGCCCCAGCAGGCACCGTATGCCGGCAGATGAACGCGGCCACCGGCATCTGCGAGATCACCGAGAACACCTACACCTGCCCAGTGCCGCCGGGCAATACCGTCACTGCAACGAACTGTCCGGCGAACGTCTTCTGCCTCGCCGGAAACTGCTTCAACACCAGCTACACCAACGACGCCGACTTCGCCCGGTCGATGTCGCTGATGGAGGCCGCACGCGAAGCGGGCGTGTACCTCGACACCGACAACATGCAGGTCTTCAAGGGTGAGGGCAACCGCTGTCGCGACCGGTTGTTCAAGAACTGCTGCTATTCCGACTCGGCCGGTGCCGGCATGACCAATCAGAGCCTGTTCGGCACCGGCTCGCGCCTGGTTTACGACGTGCTGATGAACGCCGACAACCGCGAGTTTCTGTACCAGGGCATGCAGGCCCTGCTGCTCGGAGGAGGCTTCAGCGGCACCTTCACCACCTACGGCGTAACCGTAGCGGTCAATGGCGCCGCGCTGCCCGCCGGCTCGGCGGTCCTCTATGCGGGCGACAGCCTGGTGATCGCCTTCGATCCGTGGTCGCTCGCCATCGCCGTGGTCATCTACATCGTCATGTCCATGTCGTCCTGCAACGAGGAGGAAGGCAAGCTCGCGATGAAGGAAGGGGCCGGGCTCTGCCACAAGGTTGGCACTTGGTGCTCGTCGTGCATCCGAGTTTTCGGCAAGTGCGTCGCCTGCATCGAGCACACCACCGGCAAGTGCTGCTTCAACAGCAAGCTCGCGCGCATCGTCAACGAACAGGGCCGCGTGCAGGTGGGCAAGGGCTGGGGCTCCGGCAAGAACCCCGACTGCTCGGGCTTCACCATCGCGCAGCTCCAGCGCCTCGATTTCGCGGCGATGGACCTCACGGAATTCTATGCCTCCATCGTCCCGACGCTCCCCAATGTCGGAACGATCCAGGGCAGCAATGCTGCGCGCCTCACCACCTGCTACTACGGACAGGGGAAATGCCAATGA
- a CDS encoding conjugal transfer protein TraH — translation MSTLPRPTLPSITRWTSAFALAAVLVATSAPLHAGDLNAEVNDMFNNLGAIGNYTAPGAFRGQTFNTYAGGNLMMRSPNKVYQLAAIQFPSAKAGCGGIDVFGGSFSHISAEEFKNMLRNITAALPGIAFQLALEAVSPLLGGLTKWAKGLETWINNARINSCETAKAIVSTAAESLGYSSQETCADLAIEMGLESDRDAARRRCATDRPSILSSARASSDPNVKNKAPFVGNLTWKALQYTGSYLDDQERELIMSMVGTIIYYPEESARDPEPIAPTLTSISQLLYGQSAASGTDVIQHMLKCNDYTNCDVVSLNTTYTHTPFTAKVETMMRSIAEKIASRTAIPNNSAEVGFVNQTTEPVYKMLSIGTSIPGSGLSDSLIAQYRDVIAADYAYVFLERNLRLGMAALDKNYTLQQTQREQANQVRQRAQAMLLQISQEKNLLYQKVGSFRAVASHLEQLERQLRSSMPQHVMDMLGQQAAYLAQ, via the coding sequence ATGTCCACCCTGCCACGCCCGACGCTCCCTTCCATTACCCGCTGGACGAGCGCGTTCGCGCTGGCCGCGGTGCTGGTCGCCACGTCCGCTCCCCTGCACGCCGGCGACCTCAACGCGGAGGTTAACGACATGTTCAACAACCTCGGCGCCATCGGCAATTACACCGCGCCCGGCGCCTTCCGCGGCCAGACCTTCAACACCTATGCCGGCGGCAACCTGATGATGCGCTCGCCCAACAAGGTCTATCAACTCGCCGCCATCCAGTTCCCCAGCGCCAAGGCGGGTTGCGGCGGCATCGACGTCTTCGGCGGCAGCTTCAGCCACATCTCGGCCGAGGAATTCAAGAACATGCTGAGGAACATCACCGCCGCCCTGCCCGGCATCGCCTTCCAGTTGGCGCTCGAAGCCGTCTCGCCGCTGCTGGGCGGTCTCACCAAATGGGCCAAGGGCCTGGAGACCTGGATCAACAATGCCCGCATCAACTCGTGCGAGACCGCCAAGGCCATCGTCAGCACCGCCGCCGAGTCGCTCGGCTACAGCTCGCAGGAAACCTGCGCCGACCTCGCCATCGAGATGGGTCTGGAGAGCGACCGCGATGCGGCGCGCCGGCGCTGCGCCACCGACCGGCCCAGCATCCTGTCCTCTGCGCGGGCCTCCAGCGATCCGAACGTGAAGAACAAGGCCCCTTTCGTCGGCAACCTCACCTGGAAAGCGTTGCAGTACACCGGCTCCTATCTCGACGACCAGGAGCGCGAGCTGATCATGAGTATGGTCGGCACGATCATCTACTACCCCGAGGAATCGGCCCGTGACCCCGAGCCGATCGCGCCCACGCTCACTTCGATCAGCCAGTTGCTCTACGGCCAGAGCGCAGCGAGCGGCACGGATGTCATCCAGCACATGCTGAAGTGCAACGACTACACCAACTGCGACGTGGTCAGCCTGAACACCACCTATACCCACACGCCCTTCACCGCCAAGGTCGAGACGATGATGCGCTCCATCGCGGAGAAGATCGCCTCGCGCACCGCCATCCCCAACAACTCGGCCGAGGTCGGCTTCGTGAACCAGACCACCGAACCGGTCTACAAGATGCTGTCCATCGGCACCAGCATCCCGGGGTCGGGGCTGTCCGACAGCCTGATCGCCCAGTACCGCGACGTCATCGCCGCCGACTACGCCTACGTCTTCCTCGAACGCAACCTGCGTCTGGGCATGGCCGCCCTGGACAAGAACTACACGCTGCAGCAGACGCAACGCGAGCAGGCCAATCAGGTCCGCCAGCGCGCCCAGGCGATGCTCCTGCAAATCTCTCAGGAAAAGAACCTGCTGTACCAGAAGGTGGGCTCCTTCCGGGCCGTAGCCAGCCACCTGGAACAGCTCGAACGCCAGTTGCGTTCCAGCATGCCGCAGCACGTGATGGACATGCTCGGCCAGCAGGCCGCCTATCTGGCGCAGTAG
- the traU gene encoding conjugal transfer pilus assembly protein TraU, which produces MTRSCRPAISLVLALFVGLATLPARAAGAATCTGKFPNPITDICWSCILPISIGAARVANFGDQEDTDNPSSPVCSCGVNPTIGLSIGFWEPARHVEAVRKPFCLVSLGGVDLDPGIPAPEAARFTRPEGDGDGGSFYQAHFYVNPVMYWLEVVTDFPCLEKGSFDLAYLTEVDPLWNDDELTLILNPDAVLFANPVAIAACAADCVAASVGFGLKELFWCAGCQGGIYPLDGHVPYHLGGVRTAALMAQRLTAKMHRELIAWGWHGTPGLCGPYFEPVMDKTAYKTQLTYPIPNTAKEAGRCCQPFGRTTVLWGAGKEYPVRGEDFAFMLFRKRNCCVGF; this is translated from the coding sequence ATGACCCGGTCGTGTCGTCCCGCCATCTCCCTCGTGCTCGCGCTGTTCGTGGGACTCGCCACCCTGCCCGCCCGGGCCGCCGGCGCGGCCACCTGCACGGGCAAGTTCCCCAACCCGATCACCGACATCTGCTGGTCCTGCATCCTGCCGATCAGCATCGGTGCCGCACGTGTCGCCAACTTCGGCGACCAGGAAGACACCGACAACCCGTCCAGCCCCGTCTGCAGTTGCGGCGTCAATCCGACCATCGGGCTCTCCATCGGCTTCTGGGAGCCCGCACGGCACGTCGAAGCGGTGCGCAAGCCCTTCTGCCTCGTTTCCTTGGGCGGCGTCGATCTCGACCCGGGCATCCCGGCGCCGGAGGCCGCGCGCTTCACCCGCCCGGAAGGCGATGGCGACGGCGGCAGCTTCTACCAGGCGCACTTCTACGTGAACCCGGTGATGTACTGGCTAGAAGTGGTCACGGACTTCCCCTGCCTGGAGAAGGGCTCTTTCGACCTCGCCTACCTCACCGAGGTCGACCCGCTGTGGAATGACGACGAGCTCACCCTGATCCTCAACCCGGACGCCGTGCTCTTCGCCAATCCGGTCGCCATCGCCGCTTGCGCGGCCGACTGCGTCGCCGCCTCGGTGGGCTTCGGCCTCAAGGAGCTCTTCTGGTGCGCCGGCTGCCAGGGTGGCATTTATCCGCTCGACGGCCACGTGCCCTACCACTTGGGCGGCGTGCGCACCGCCGCCCTGATGGCCCAGCGCCTGACCGCGAAGATGCACCGCGAACTGATCGCCTGGGGCTGGCACGGGACGCCCGGTCTGTGCGGACCGTACTTCGAGCCGGTCATGGACAAGACCGCCTACAAGACCCAGCTCACCTACCCGATCCCCAACACCGCGAAGGAGGCCGGTCGCTGCTGCCAGCCTTTCGGCCGCACCACCGTGCTCTGGGGCGCCGGCAAGGAATACCCCGTGCGCGGCGAGGACTTCGCCTTCATGTTGTTTCGCAAAAGGAACTGCTGTGTCGGCTTCTAA
- the traW gene encoding type-F conjugative transfer system protein TraW — protein MTALKMLVVAAGLSLLAPTAFAVELDVIGPTYEISEPHLLQMIDRRLRNMERSGELKRLAEQARDRGIESVKHPPPVAGLHPTETARTYYVDPSFTLDRNLLGTQGELLFAAGTRKNPLEVVSLSRHLLFFDARDPLQVARARQLMASYQGRVKPILVGGSYLELMKSWRTPIYYDQHGLLTRRLGIAQVPALVSQEGLRLRVDELELAR, from the coding sequence ATGACCGCACTCAAGATGCTCGTCGTCGCGGCGGGTCTGAGCCTCCTTGCCCCTACCGCGTTCGCCGTGGAGCTGGATGTCATCGGCCCGACCTACGAGATCAGCGAACCCCACCTGCTGCAGATGATCGACCGGCGCTTGCGGAACATGGAACGCAGCGGCGAACTCAAGCGCCTGGCAGAGCAAGCCCGGGACCGCGGCATCGAGTCTGTGAAGCACCCGCCGCCGGTAGCGGGCCTGCACCCCACCGAAACCGCGCGAACCTACTACGTCGATCCGAGCTTCACCCTCGATCGCAACCTCCTCGGCACCCAGGGCGAGCTGCTATTTGCCGCCGGTACGCGCAAGAACCCGCTCGAGGTGGTGTCGCTGTCCCGGCACCTGCTGTTCTTCGACGCCCGCGACCCGCTCCAGGTCGCCCGGGCGCGGCAGCTGATGGCGTCGTACCAGGGACGCGTCAAGCCGATCCTGGTGGGTGGTTCGTACCTGGAGCTGATGAAGTCCTGGCGAACCCCCATCTACTACGACCAGCACGGCCTGCTCACGCGCCGCCTGGGCATCGCCCAGGTACCGGCCCTGGTCTCGCAGGAGGGGCTGCGGCTGCGGGTCGACGAACTGGAGCTCGCGCGATGA
- the trbC gene encoding type-F conjugative transfer system pilin assembly protein TrbC, protein MSASNPVLPALAFAVVLAASAQTLAQNPPLVTDADIERVRREQPTISDQDIEQVRQRHRMLSDAELQAAPVPAPPHIDALPTPAARAPIDLEALARGYVSQAQEMSRAEGLASGPGLLVFVSLSMPQPTLQRLIDQAARAQASIVLRGFTAGSLRTTVVQVQRLIGDRQVAVQIDPQAFDRYAVTRVPTFVLVRDGARPVPCAGGSCAPSEIFLRTSGDVSLDYALEYMQRSAPGFGPAADIFLKRIRG, encoded by the coding sequence GTGTCGGCTTCTAATCCCGTCCTTCCCGCCCTCGCCTTCGCTGTTGTGCTGGCGGCGAGCGCCCAGACCCTGGCGCAGAACCCGCCGCTCGTCACCGACGCGGACATCGAACGGGTCCGCCGCGAACAGCCGACGATCTCCGATCAGGATATCGAGCAGGTGCGGCAGCGACATCGCATGCTGAGCGACGCCGAACTGCAAGCCGCGCCGGTGCCGGCCCCACCCCACATCGACGCACTGCCGACGCCAGCGGCCCGTGCCCCGATCGACCTCGAAGCCCTCGCGCGGGGCTATGTATCGCAAGCGCAGGAGATGAGTCGAGCAGAGGGACTGGCGTCCGGGCCGGGACTCCTGGTGTTCGTCAGCCTCTCCATGCCGCAGCCTACGCTGCAGCGCCTCATCGACCAGGCCGCACGCGCCCAGGCTTCCATCGTCCTCCGGGGCTTCACCGCCGGGTCGCTGCGCACCACCGTCGTCCAGGTGCAGCGCCTCATCGGCGACCGGCAAGTGGCGGTGCAAATCGATCCGCAGGCCTTCGACCGCTATGCCGTCACCCGGGTCCCGACCTTCGTGCTGGTGCGCGATGGCGCCCGACCGGTCCCCTGCGCCGGTGGCAGCTGCGCGCCGTCCGAGATCTTCCTGCGGACCTCCGGCGACGTGAGCTTGGACTACGCGCTGGAATACATGCAGCGGTCGGCACCCGGGTTCGGCCCGGCAGCCGACATCTTCCTGAAGCGGATTCGGGGATAG
- the traC gene encoding type IV secretion system protein TraC yields MSTPHLDTTTPRGRSEAPRFAFSRPVETPAEQFANWLPYSAYLAAEKIFVNRDSMGFLLELMPQSGADERMAEVLVSLYANCPTGTGIQFHLFASPQVREPLRRYANLRVEDATQAEQAKAWGRPARNGNLFRKLARQRVGHLLQGAQKSLTAGFHYTIRDFRLMLSVAFPGDAEDLNRRDELIALRDSMSSTLRSASLPNRVCDAADLINWCALFTNPDRISQTDAPDLHYDDGRELRDQIVDFDTIQDPHPGGLTIWKEASPEVLEARFYSIKSFPERFALWQMGSLIGDLMQPALQYSAPFLLTLGVHVLDPNVTKSVVTANHVRATQNAKSKMADVMPDVKKKLDDWTAAADAIDTGGSLVSLYHQLALFTAPGKAVAAHEAANAIWRGRGFQLNADAYMHRQALLASLPMTLTEKFHRDLVKMRRVTRKTMANAIHMAPLIAEWRGTRTPALVFGGRRGQLMTLDIFDNDLGNYNFAIIGAPGSGKSVLMNEMAWSYRAIGAKVWMLDLGRSFEKLCRKAQGTYIEFRPDVDICLDPFTNIVDINEDIDMLVPGIAKMCSMQHALEEVQYKAISAMVLKLWREYGNGLRITGLRDAFKGGTIEELGVVNDQRIKDLAIMLNPYARGGQYERFFEGKNNVDFSNDFIVIENEELKRRPDLHAVVNILLLHRITGEMYLTRNRRKVLFVDELKQQLGDIGANDPVKAAVIEEAARRARKYGGALGTATQSADDFYGSAQMEAAFNCSDWVFLLRQKPESIEMLDRKGRLTMDEPKKRLLNSLRTEAGVFSELYISSPVGEGVARAILDPATHLLFSNKLEDNAPIDELRARGFSIDEAISELLRRRGHAV; encoded by the coding sequence ATGAGCACCCCGCATCTCGACACGACTACACCCCGCGGCCGCTCCGAGGCACCGCGCTTCGCCTTCAGCCGGCCGGTGGAGACGCCGGCCGAGCAATTCGCCAACTGGCTGCCCTACTCCGCCTACCTCGCCGCCGAGAAGATCTTCGTCAATCGCGACAGCATGGGCTTCCTGCTGGAACTCATGCCTCAGTCCGGGGCCGACGAGCGCATGGCGGAAGTCCTGGTCTCGCTCTACGCCAACTGCCCGACCGGCACTGGCATCCAGTTCCATCTGTTCGCCTCGCCCCAGGTGCGCGAGCCCTTGCGCCGCTACGCCAACCTGCGGGTCGAGGACGCGACCCAGGCCGAACAGGCCAAAGCGTGGGGCCGCCCGGCCCGCAACGGCAACCTGTTCAGGAAGCTCGCCCGCCAGCGCGTCGGTCACCTGCTGCAGGGCGCGCAGAAGTCGCTCACGGCGGGCTTCCACTACACGATCCGAGACTTTCGCCTGATGCTCTCCGTCGCCTTCCCGGGCGACGCAGAAGACCTCAACCGGCGCGACGAATTGATTGCGCTGCGCGACTCGATGTCCTCGACGCTGCGCTCGGCCTCCCTCCCGAACCGTGTCTGCGACGCAGCCGACCTGATCAACTGGTGCGCCCTCTTCACCAATCCGGACCGCATCTCGCAGACCGACGCCCCCGATCTGCACTACGACGACGGGCGCGAGCTGCGCGACCAGATCGTGGACTTCGACACCATCCAGGATCCCCATCCGGGCGGCCTCACCATCTGGAAGGAAGCCAGCCCCGAGGTGCTGGAGGCGCGCTTCTACTCGATCAAGAGCTTCCCGGAACGCTTCGCGCTGTGGCAGATGGGTTCCCTCATCGGCGACCTGATGCAGCCGGCGCTGCAGTACAGCGCCCCCTTCCTGCTGACGCTGGGCGTGCATGTGCTCGACCCCAACGTCACCAAGTCGGTGGTGACCGCCAACCATGTGCGGGCGACGCAGAACGCCAAGTCCAAGATGGCCGACGTCATGCCCGACGTGAAAAAGAAATTGGACGACTGGACCGCCGCGGCGGATGCCATCGACACCGGCGGCAGCCTCGTGAGCCTCTACCACCAGCTCGCGCTCTTCACCGCCCCCGGGAAGGCGGTCGCCGCCCACGAAGCCGCCAACGCCATCTGGCGCGGCCGCGGTTTTCAGCTCAACGCCGACGCCTACATGCACCGCCAGGCGTTGCTGGCCAGCCTTCCCATGACGCTGACCGAGAAGTTTCACAGGGACCTGGTGAAGATGCGCCGGGTCACGCGCAAGACGATGGCCAACGCCATCCATATGGCGCCGCTGATCGCCGAGTGGCGCGGCACGCGCACCCCGGCCCTGGTTTTCGGCGGCCGGCGCGGCCAGTTGATGACCCTGGATATCTTCGACAACGACCTGGGCAACTACAACTTCGCCATCATCGGCGCCCCCGGCTCGGGCAAGTCGGTGCTGATGAACGAGATGGCCTGGTCCTACCGTGCCATCGGCGCCAAGGTCTGGATGCTCGACCTCGGGCGCTCCTTCGAGAAGCTGTGCCGCAAGGCCCAGGGCACCTACATCGAGTTCCGCCCGGACGTCGACATCTGCCTCGACCCGTTCACCAACATCGTCGACATCAATGAAGACATCGACATGCTGGTGCCGGGCATCGCGAAGATGTGCTCGATGCAGCACGCGCTCGAAGAGGTCCAGTACAAGGCGATCTCGGCGATGGTCTTGAAGCTCTGGCGCGAATACGGGAACGGGCTGCGCATCACGGGACTGCGCGATGCCTTCAAGGGCGGGACCATCGAGGAACTCGGCGTGGTCAATGATCAGCGCATCAAGGACCTCGCCATCATGCTCAACCCCTATGCGCGTGGCGGGCAGTACGAGCGCTTCTTCGAGGGGAAGAATAACGTCGATTTCTCCAACGACTTTATCGTCATCGAGAACGAGGAGCTGAAGCGTCGGCCCGACCTCCATGCGGTAGTCAATATCCTGCTGCTGCACCGGATCACCGGCGAGATGTATCTGACCCGCAACCGGCGCAAGGTGCTGTTCGTCGACGAGTTGAAGCAGCAGCTGGGGGACATCGGCGCCAACGATCCCGTCAAGGCAGCCGTAATCGAGGAGGCGGCCCGACGCGCCCGCAAGTACGGCGGCGCCTTGGGCACGGCGACGCAAAGCGCCGACGACTTTTACGGCTCGGCGCAGATGGAAGCCGCCTTTAATTGCTCGGACTGGGTCTTCCTGCTGCGCCAGAAACCCGAGTCCATCGAGATGCTCGACCGCAAGGGCCGGCTGACCATGGACGAGCCGAAAAAGCGCCTCTTGAACTCGCTGCGCACCGAGGCCGGCGTGTTCTCCGAGCTCTACATCTCCTCGCCGGTGGGCGAAGGGGTTGCCCGCGCCATCCTCGATCCGGCCACCCACCTGCTGTTCTCCAACAAGCTCGAGGACAACGCCCCCATCGACGAATTGCGCGCCCGGGGTTTCTCGATCGATGAGGCGATCAGCGAACTGTTGCGGCGCCGGGGGCACGCGGTATGA
- the traF gene encoding conjugal transfer protein TraF: protein MKRFAFPAPLRLLLALALLLGASAASAQDATARYWSDSWRGWHFYEDPPAAERERPTLPEQTVPLAPTSRAPELVEFERLQKTLEDTRNIAIMRPTEANVRRYMELESQVVARASYFADVAQRVAWATPELDPTLQGRPVNAKALEVFEQTQQAGRSRAIADLGKDHVLLFFYRSDCPYCHAFAPILAAFQARHGIQVVAVSMDGGPMPGFPEARPDNGIATTLKVTQVPAIFLAQPFTGRITPIGFGVLSESQLLERLAIVSTPQGEAMLPSATRQIDLR from the coding sequence ATGAAGCGCTTCGCGTTCCCCGCACCCTTGCGATTGCTGCTGGCGCTGGCCTTACTGCTGGGCGCCAGCGCAGCGTCGGCCCAGGATGCCACTGCGCGCTACTGGTCCGACAGTTGGCGCGGCTGGCATTTCTATGAGGATCCACCGGCCGCGGAACGAGAACGCCCGACGTTGCCGGAGCAGACTGTGCCCTTGGCTCCGACCTCGAGAGCGCCGGAACTGGTCGAGTTCGAACGTCTGCAGAAAACCCTGGAGGACACGCGCAACATCGCCATCATGCGACCGACCGAGGCGAACGTGCGGCGCTACATGGAACTCGAGTCCCAGGTCGTCGCCCGTGCCTCCTATTTCGCCGACGTCGCCCAGCGGGTGGCCTGGGCGACGCCCGAGCTCGATCCGACCCTGCAGGGTCGACCGGTCAACGCCAAGGCGCTGGAGGTGTTCGAGCAGACCCAGCAGGCCGGGCGTTCCCGCGCGATCGCCGATCTGGGCAAGGACCATGTGCTGCTCTTCTTCTATCGCTCGGACTGCCCGTACTGCCATGCCTTCGCGCCGATCCTGGCCGCCTTTCAGGCGCGCCACGGCATCCAGGTCGTCGCCGTCAGCATGGACGGCGGTCCGATGCCGGGCTTCCCCGAGGCGCGCCCGGACAACGGCATCGCCACCACCCTGAAGGTCACCCAGGTGCCCGCCATCTTCCTGGCCCAACCCTTCACCGGAAGGATCACGCCCATCGGCTTCGGCGTGCTCTCCGAATCCCAGTTGCTGGAGCGTCTCGCCATCGTCTCGACTCCGCAGGGCGAGGCAATGCTGCCCAGCGCGACGCGGCAGATCGACCTTCGTTAG
- the traF gene encoding conjugative transfer signal peptidase TraF: MKEPIPPTAPRVPIHSPGRRAVVHFADFLRHVRRRWYLYLPVFAIWGFAYVRLFIDATPRLPVLFNWTPSLPYRVALLVEDAGELHRGDYVVFAFAGAAQADYPGLRGQPFFKIVRGLPGDAVTVQGRVVAINGVPVGVAKTHAHDRRPLAPIAPTVIPPGYFYAQGTSSDSFDSRYAASGLVRADQVIGRAVPLF; the protein is encoded by the coding sequence ATGAAAGAACCGATCCCACCGACGGCACCTCGCGTCCCGATCCACTCCCCCGGGCGGCGTGCCGTCGTCCACTTCGCCGACTTCCTGCGCCACGTGCGCCGGCGCTGGTACCTCTATCTGCCGGTCTTCGCGATCTGGGGCTTCGCCTATGTGCGGCTCTTCATCGATGCGACGCCGCGGCTGCCCGTGCTGTTCAACTGGACGCCCAGCCTGCCCTACCGGGTCGCGCTGCTGGTTGAGGATGCCGGTGAACTGCATCGCGGCGACTACGTGGTGTTCGCCTTCGCGGGCGCGGCGCAGGCCGACTACCCCGGCTTGCGCGGCCAGCCTTTCTTCAAGATCGTCCGCGGACTGCCCGGCGATGCGGTCACGGTGCAGGGGCGCGTCGTCGCCATCAACGGAGTGCCGGTCGGGGTCGCCAAGACCCACGCCCACGACCGGCGCCCGCTGGCACCGATCGCGCCCACGGTCATCCCGCCCGGCTACTTCTACGCGCAGGGCACCAGCTCCGACTCCTTCGATTCGCGCTATGCCGCGAGCGGGCTGGTTCGCGCCGATCAGGTGATCGGCCGCGCGGTGCCGCTGTTCTGA